One window from the genome of Saimiri boliviensis isolate mSaiBol1 chromosome 2, mSaiBol1.pri, whole genome shotgun sequence encodes:
- the ABCD4 gene encoding lysosomal cobalamin transporter ABCD4 isoform X6 encodes MASKLIVSPFTLVYYTYQCFQSTGWLGPVSIFGYFILGTVVNKTLMGPIVTKLVHQEKLEGDFRFKHMQIRVNAEPAAFYRAGHVEHMRTDRRLQRLLQTQRELMSKELWLYIGINTFDYLGSILSYVVIAIPIFSGVYGDLSPAELSILVSKNAFVCIYLISCFTQLIDLSTTLSDVAGYTHRIGQLRETLLDMSLKSQDCEILGESEWGLDKSPGWPADTAFLLERVSISAPSSDKPLIKDLSLQISEGQSLLITGNTGTGKTSLLRVLGGLWTSTRGSVQMLTDFGPHGVLFLPQKPFFTDGTLREQVIYPLKEIYPDSGSTDDERILRFLELAGLSSLVARTEGLDQQVDWNWYDVLSPGEMQRLSFARLFYLQPKYAVLDEATSALTEEVESELYRIGQQLGMTFISVGHRQSLKKFHSLILKLCGGGRWELVRIKEE; translated from the exons ATGGCCAGCAAGCTGATCGTCTCCCCCTTCACCCTCGTCTACTACACTTACCAGTGCTTCCAAAG CACAGGCTGGCTTGGGCCTGTGAGCATCTTCGGGTATTTCATCCTGGGGACTGTGGTGAACAAAACTTTGATGGGGCCCATTGTGACGAAGCTGGTGCATCAGGAGAAGCTGGAGGGAGATTTTAG GTTCAAGCACATGCAGATTCGGGTGAATGCGGAGCCTGCTGCTTTCTACAG AGCTGGGCATGTGGAGCACATGAGGACAGACCGCAGGCTGCAGAGACTCCTTCAGACCCAGAGGGAGCTGATGTCCAAGGAGCTCTGGCTGTACA TCGGCATCAATACCTTTGACTATCTGGGCAGCATCCTGAGTTACGTTGTCATCGCAATCCCCATTTTCAGTGGGGTGTATGGAGACCTGAGTCCCGCAGAGCTTagcatcctggtcagcaag AACGCCTTTGTTTGCATCTACCTCATCAGCTGCTTCACTCAGCTCATCGACCTGTCCACAACGCTCTCAGATGTGGCTGGCTACACGCACAG GATTGGGCAGCTTCGGGAGACACTGCTGGACATGTCCCTGAAGTCACAGGACTGCGAGATCCTGGGCGAGAGCGAGTGGGGTTTGGACAA GTCCCCGGGATGGCCAGCAGACACGGCATTTCTCCTTGAGCGGGTCTCCATCTCTGCTCCCTCCTCTGACAAACCCCTAATCAAGGATCTGAGCCTACAGATCTCCGAGGGACAGAGCCTGCTCATCACAGGCAACACGGGCACTGGCAAGACCTCCTTGCTCCGGGTTCTGGGCGGCCTCTGGACGAGCACACGGG GCTCAGTGCAGATGCTGACGGACTTTGGGCCCCATGGGGTGCTATTCCTGCCACAAAAGCCGTTCTTCACTGACGGGACCCTTCGGGAGCAG gtGATATATCCCCTGAAGGAGATCTACCCTGACTCAG GTTCTACTGATGATGAGAGGATCTTGAGGTTCTTGGAATTGGCAGGCCTG TCCAGCTTGGTGGCAAGGACAGAGGGTCTGGACCAGCAGGTGGATTGGAACTG gTATGATGTTCTGTCCCCGGGGGAGATGCAGCGGCTCTCCTTTGCCCGACTCTTCTACCTGCAACCGAAGTACGCAG TGCTTGATGAAGCCACCAGTGCCCTGACAGAGGAGGTGGAGAGTGAGCTCTATCGCATCGGCCAGCAGTTGGGGATGACGTTCATCAGTGTGGGACATCGACAGAGCCTTAAGAAG TTTCATTCCTTGATTCTGAAACTCTGTGGAGGAGGAAGATGGGAACTGGTGAGAATCAAAGAGGAATGA
- the ABCD4 gene encoding lysosomal cobalamin transporter ABCD4 isoform X7 — MRSLLLSTVGINTFDYLGSILSYVVIAIPIFSGVYGDLSPAELSILVSKNAFVCIYLISCFTQLIDLSTTLSDVAGYTHRIGQLRETLLDMSLKSQDCEILGESEWGLDKSPGWPADTAFLLERVSISAPSSDKPLIKDLSLQISEGQSLLITGNTGTGKTSLLRVLGGLWTSTRGSVQMLTDFGPHGVLFLPQKPFFTDGTLREQVIYPLKEIYPDSGSTDDERILRFLELAGLSSLVARTEGLDQQVDWNWYDVLSPGEMQRLSFARLFYLQPKYAVLDEATSALTEEVESELYRIGQQLGMTFISVGHRQSLKKFHSLILKLCGGGRWELVRIKEE; from the exons ATGCGGAGCCTGCTGCTTTCTACAG TCGGCATCAATACCTTTGACTATCTGGGCAGCATCCTGAGTTACGTTGTCATCGCAATCCCCATTTTCAGTGGGGTGTATGGAGACCTGAGTCCCGCAGAGCTTagcatcctggtcagcaag AACGCCTTTGTTTGCATCTACCTCATCAGCTGCTTCACTCAGCTCATCGACCTGTCCACAACGCTCTCAGATGTGGCTGGCTACACGCACAG GATTGGGCAGCTTCGGGAGACACTGCTGGACATGTCCCTGAAGTCACAGGACTGCGAGATCCTGGGCGAGAGCGAGTGGGGTTTGGACAA GTCCCCGGGATGGCCAGCAGACACGGCATTTCTCCTTGAGCGGGTCTCCATCTCTGCTCCCTCCTCTGACAAACCCCTAATCAAGGATCTGAGCCTACAGATCTCCGAGGGACAGAGCCTGCTCATCACAGGCAACACGGGCACTGGCAAGACCTCCTTGCTCCGGGTTCTGGGCGGCCTCTGGACGAGCACACGGG GCTCAGTGCAGATGCTGACGGACTTTGGGCCCCATGGGGTGCTATTCCTGCCACAAAAGCCGTTCTTCACTGACGGGACCCTTCGGGAGCAG gtGATATATCCCCTGAAGGAGATCTACCCTGACTCAG GTTCTACTGATGATGAGAGGATCTTGAGGTTCTTGGAATTGGCAGGCCTG TCCAGCTTGGTGGCAAGGACAGAGGGTCTGGACCAGCAGGTGGATTGGAACTG gTATGATGTTCTGTCCCCGGGGGAGATGCAGCGGCTCTCCTTTGCCCGACTCTTCTACCTGCAACCGAAGTACGCAG TGCTTGATGAAGCCACCAGTGCCCTGACAGAGGAGGTGGAGAGTGAGCTCTATCGCATCGGCCAGCAGTTGGGGATGACGTTCATCAGTGTGGGACATCGACAGAGCCTTAAGAAG TTTCATTCCTTGATTCTGAAACTCTGTGGAGGAGGAAGATGGGAACTGGTGAGAATCAAAGAGGAATGA